CACCATGCAGCAGTGGCTCGACGCCGGGGCCGCCGACGGGTTCATGATCCAGGCCACGCACGTACCCGGCGCCTTCGAGGACGTCGCACGCGAGGTGGTGCCGGAACTCCAGCGGCGCGGGCTGTTCCGCACCGCCTACGGCGAGGACGAGACGCTGCGCGACCGGCTCGGCCTGAGGCGGCCGGAGCGGGGCGAGTGGCGCAACCGGGCCGCGTCGGTGGTGAAGAAGTGAGCTCCCTCGTCACCCCGGCCTGGCTGGCCTCCCGAGCGCCCGAGCTGAGGAACGGATCACTCGTGTTGCTGGACGCCAGCATTCACCGATCGGACGCCGGATACTCCAGCGGGCGCGACGACTACGAGGCGTCCCACCTGCCCGGCGCCCAGTTCGCCGACCTGTTTCTCCAGTTCTCCGACCCGGCAGGTGGTTTCGCCTTCGCCGCGCCCGGGGCGGACCAGGTGCAGGCCGCGGCCCGCGCGGTCGGGATCAGCGACGACACCACGGTGGTGGTGTACGACCGGCTGTCCGGGGCCTGGGCGGCCCGGCTGTGGTGGCTGCTGCGCGCCCACGGCATCGACCGGGTGTTCGTGCTCGACGGCGGGCTGAACGCCTGGGGCGCCGGCCTGGTGTCCGGCCCCGACCAGGGGCCGGTGCGGCCCGGCACGGTGACGGTGCGGCCCCGGGCCGGGTTCTTCGCCGGGCTGGCCGAGGTGCGGGCGCTGTCGGGGGAACCCTCCGCCGCGAGTCCCGTGGTGTGCGCCCTGCGGCAGAGCGAGTACGCCCGGGGCCACATTCCGAACTCGTCGAGTCTGCCCTATCCCGAACTGCTTTCGGACGACGGAACGGTCGACCTCGACCGGGCCCGGCAGGCGGCCGCAGGCTATGCCGACGCGGAACGGGTGGTGCTGTACTGCGGCGGTGCGATCAATGCCGCCGGGCTGGCCCTGGCGCTGACCGAGGGTGGGCTGCCGGCCGGGCGGATCACCATTTACGACGGATCACTGAGCGAGTGGCGGGCCGACCCGTCGCTCCCCCTGGCCACCGCCGCGAGCTCCTGACCGGCTCCTGGCCGGCTCCTGGCCGGCGCTCGCGGGGAGCCGGTTATCCACCGGTTCGTTCCTCGGTAGATTGAGCACGACGACGCCTGACGAGAGCGGAAGGGGGCCGCGATGGCCAGCGCCCGGGACACGATCTACGAGACCCTGCGGTCCCGGCTGACCTCCGGGCACTACCCGGAAGACGCCTCGCTGATCCCGCAGACCCTGAGCGAGGAGTTCGCGGTGTCGCGCACGCCGGTGCGCGAGGCCCTCGGGTTGCTGGAGCGCGACGGTCTGCTGGTGTCCACGCAGCGCGGCTTCACCCTGCGGCGGCGCAGCGACGAGGAGATGCTGGAGGTGTTCGAGGCCCGGGCCGTACTGGAGTCGTCGGCGGCCTACGCGGCGGCACTGCGGCGCAGCCCGATCGACCTGGCCCGGCTCGACGACCTGCTGGCCCGCACCCGCACCGAGAGCGAACCGGCAGCGATCCGGCGTTGTTTCAACCTGTGGCACGAGGCGGTGCGGCAGGCCGCGCACAACCAGACCATCGGCGGCCTGCTGCACACCCTCGACGCCCAGGCCAAGCTGAGCGCACCGTGGAAGACCCCGCTGGCCGAGGGCACCTTCGACACCAGCAGGGACGAGCACGAACGGATGACCGAGGCGATCCGCGCGCAGGACGGGGAACTGGCCCGCACCCTGATGCTGGAGCATCAGGCGCACGACCGGGACACCCGCATCCTGCAACTGGTTTCGCAGATGGCGCAGACCGCGCCGAGCGGCTCCGCACCAGCGCCGCCGACCATGGACCCTACCCAGGAAGAGACCTGACCGCGTGAGCGCAGCGCCGGTACGGGCGGTCCGGCGTCCCTCCTTGCACGCTCGCGCGATCAGGTCCGTGACCACAGTTTTCTCCCGGGGAATGAGGCCGGAGAAGTAAAAGCCTGCGAATCAGGTGTTTGACGGAGATCGGAATATCCAGCAGGCGGACGGGTTTTCTGACCACCCGGAGAAATTCGCAGTCGGTTATTCATCGACTGCGGCGGGGCGGTTCAGACCGGCATGCGGTTGATCGCGTGATCGCTGGTGCCCCAAAGATGTTGCACCGCATAGGACCGCCACGGCCGCCAGGCCTGGGCCCGGGCGGTCAGCGGGCCGGCGCCGGTGGGCAGACCGAGCCGTTCCGCCGCCTGCCGCACCCCGAGGTCGCCGGGAATGAAGGCGTCGGGATCGCCGAGAGCGCGCATGGCGATGGATTCGACCGTCCAGGGGCCGAATCCGGGCAGGGCGTAGAGCTGCTCCCGGGTGGCGTTCCAGTCGCTGCCGATGTCGAGGGTGAGGTCGCCGGAATTGAGCGCGCGGATCAACCCGAGCAACGCCTCGCGGCGGGTGCGCGGCATGGCCAGGCTCTGCGGGTCGAGATCGGCCAGCGCCGCGGGGGTCGGGAACAGGTGGGTCAGGCCGCCGGCCGGGTCGTGGATGGGCTCACCGTGGGCCAGGACCAGCCGGGCGGCGTGGGTGCGGGCCGCCGCGGTGGACACCTGCTGACCGAGCACGGCCCGCACCGCGAACTGCTCCGGCTCGATGATGCGCGGCACCCGGCGGCCCGGGGTCTTGGCCACCAGCGGGGCCAGCGCCTCGTCGCGGGAGAGCTGGTCGTCGATCGCCACCGGATCGGCGTCGAGGTCGAGCAACCGGCGGCACCGGCTGATCGCCGCGGTCAGGTCGCTCGGGTCGGTCAGCCACAGCTGGCAGGCGATGTGGTCGGGCAGCGGCCGCAGCGCCGCGATGGCGTGGCCGCTGGGCAGGCGGAAGGCGCAGCGGTAGGCGCCGTCCCGCCACTCCTCCACCCCGGGGACGGCGGTGGCGACCAGGTGCCCGAACAGGTTGTCGGGGCAGAACGGCTGCCGGAAGGGAAGTTTCAGGTTGATCGAGGCGGGCGACTGGTCGGGGCCGGGCCCCGGCCGGGCCGCACCCCGGATGCCCGCCCTCGGCCTCGGCGCACCGCGCAACTCGCCCGG
The Kineosporia corallincola DNA segment above includes these coding regions:
- a CDS encoding GntR family transcriptional regulator, producing the protein MASARDTIYETLRSRLTSGHYPEDASLIPQTLSEEFAVSRTPVREALGLLERDGLLVSTQRGFTLRRRSDEEMLEVFEARAVLESSAAYAAALRRSPIDLARLDDLLARTRTESEPAAIRRCFNLWHEAVRQAAHNQTIGGLLHTLDAQAKLSAPWKTPLAEGTFDTSRDEHERMTEAIRAQDGELARTLMLEHQAHDRDTRILQLVSQMAQTAPSGSAPAPPTMDPTQEET
- a CDS encoding AlkA N-terminal domain-containing protein, with protein sequence MNTFHEDAERCVRIVQAKDERFDGFFITAVLTTKIYCRPSCPVVPPKPQNMRFYPSAAAAAANGFRACKRCRPNAAPGSPEWNVRADLVSRAVRLIADGVVDRDGVPGLASRLGYSVRQVERHLMAEVGAGPLALARMQRAQSARVLIEGTHLPFAEIAMASGFSSVRAFNETVREVFAMSPGELRGAPRPRAGIRGAARPGPGPDQSPASINLKLPFRQPFCPDNLFGHLVATAVPGVEEWRDGAYRCAFRLPSGHAIAALRPLPDHIACQLWLTDPSDLTAAISRCRRLLDLDADPVAIDDQLSRDEALAPLVAKTPGRRVPRIIEPEQFAVRAVLGQQVSTAAARTHAARLVLAHGEPIHDPAGGLTHLFPTPAALADLDPQSLAMPRTRREALLGLIRALNSGDLTLDIGSDWNATREQLYALPGFGPWTVESIAMRALGDPDAFIPGDLGVRQAAERLGLPTGAGPLTARAQAWRPWRSYAVQHLWGTSDHAINRMPV
- a CDS encoding sulfurtransferase gives rise to the protein MSSLVTPAWLASRAPELRNGSLVLLDASIHRSDAGYSSGRDDYEASHLPGAQFADLFLQFSDPAGGFAFAAPGADQVQAAARAVGISDDTTVVVYDRLSGAWAARLWWLLRAHGIDRVFVLDGGLNAWGAGLVSGPDQGPVRPGTVTVRPRAGFFAGLAEVRALSGEPSAASPVVCALRQSEYARGHIPNSSSLPYPELLSDDGTVDLDRARQAAAGYADAERVVLYCGGAINAAGLALALTEGGLPAGRITIYDGSLSEWRADPSLPLATAASS